CGTCGGCCACTTGGGCATGCGTCAGGGGGCGCGTGGCGTCAATCAACTGCTGCATAACCCACAGCCGGGCTGCCGTGCAGCGCAAGCCGACCGCCCGCAACCGCTGGCGCACTTTTTCCAGCGACGGTAATGCAGCCGATGTTTTTCGCACGCCAAGTTTACTCATCATTCACTGATTTCCATTCCCCATTCTGCCTTCTGCTTTCTGCCTTTGCCTCTCACCCTTCCGCTCCTTCCTCTTCCAACCCGTATTCCTTCAACTTCTTGTGCAGCGTGTTGCGGTTGATTCCCAAACGCGTGGCGGCTTTGGTTTGAATGTTATCGCACGATGTCATCACCTGGGCGATCAACTCCCGCTCCAAGCGATTGACAATTTTCGTGTACAGGCTGTCTTCGTTCGGGCCGGCCCCGTTCAAACCTTGCTGCACTAATTCGTAGGTCAGGGTTTCGACATCGGCACCCCGAATGCGGCTGGTGCGGGGCTGCTTTTCGCCCAACAGCGTGGCCGGCAGCAAATCGCAAATGAGTTCGTCCCCCGTGGCCATGACTACGGCCCGTTCGATTACATTCTGTAATTCGCGCACATTCCCCGGCCAGTGATAATCTTGCAATGCCTCCAAGGCGCGCTTTTCCACATGCGCCACGTAGCGATCGTTCTCCTCATTGTAGTAGGTGAGAAAATGTCCGACCAATTCGGGAATATCTTCCCGCCGTTGGCGCAAGGGCGGCAGATGAACGGGCACCACATTCAGCCGGTAATACAAGTCTTCGCGAAATTCCTCTTTGTCGACCAGTTCCTGCAAATCGCGATTGCTGGCCGCAATGACCCGCACGTCAACCCGGATGGTTTGCGTATCGCCCACCCGTTCGAATTCGCGTTCCTGCAGCACGCGCAGCAATTTCACTTGCAGTTTTTGCGTCGTGGAGTTGATTTCGTCCAGAAAAATCGTGCCGGTGTGGGCGGCTTCAAACCGGCCGGTGCGATTGGCCACAGCCCCGGTGAACGAGCCGCGCACATGGCCGAACAATTCGCTTTCCAGCAAGCTCTCCACCAGCCCGCCGCAATTGACGCGCACAAAGGGCCCGCTGCCCCGCGTGCTGAGTTGATGCACCGCCTTGGCGATCAATTCCTTGCCCGTACCCGTTTCGCCTAAGAGCAATACCGAGGCATTCGATCGAGCCACCTGGCGCGTAAGGCGATAGACATCCTGCATGGCTTTGCCGGAGCCAATGATGCCTTTAATCGGCGGACCAGATTGTGGATCTAACGGGGGCATGCAAAATGGTGTCAGGGTTCAAATTTTTCCAGGGCGGTGAGGGTAACCGGCCCGATTAATCCCGACGGACGCGGCTCCCACTTGGCGGCGGAAAACAAGTTATTCCGTCCACGATTTTCGGGATCGCGGGCGGCTACGTTGGCGTTGTAAAACCGCTTCCACGGCACGTCGTGCTTGTCCATGTCGGCAATGCGATTGGCCATTAGGTTCGAAACGGAAATTTCCAGCGTGTTTTGGTCCTGCAATTTGTCGGCCGGAATATCAATCCAAAACGGCGCGGCGATCAGCGTGCCCAAATCGGCGCCGTTCAGCGTGACCCGCGCACTTTCCGCCACCTTTCCCAAATCCAACCGCCAGGTAGCCGGCGCTGTCCCCTGGGTCGCTTGCGGCTTAGCGAATTTCAGCGTGTACTTCGCCGTGCCCGAAAACACTTTTCCCGCATCGCCGTTCCACTCGGTCCACGATTGCAGTTTGTCGGTCTGGACCGCCGCCGGCAGTTCTGGTCCGCCTTTCACAAAACTTATATCCCATGTGCCGGCCAGTGGCTGCGCTTCCCCGTGCGGCCGAACATATGCCCAATTCGATCCGCCCGGCGACAATTGAAACGTTTTCACCAGGCACGATTGTCCGGGCGACAGTTGCAAATACACTTGCGACCCATGTTCCTGGCCGGCTTTTACAACCCCGCGGCCCAGTGCGCCGGTCATCGGATCAAAAATCGCCACGAATTTTGCATCGGCTGCCAGCGGCACCCAACCGTCGAT
This is a stretch of genomic DNA from Pirellulales bacterium. It encodes these proteins:
- a CDS encoding sigma-54 dependent transcriptional regulator, coding for MPPLDPQSGPPIKGIIGSGKAMQDVYRLTRQVARSNASVLLLGETGTGKELIAKAVHQLSTRGSGPFVRVNCGGLVESLLESELFGHVRGSFTGAVANRTGRFEAAHTGTIFLDEINSTTQKLQVKLLRVLQEREFERVGDTQTIRVDVRVIAASNRDLQELVDKEEFREDLYYRLNVVPVHLPPLRQRREDIPELVGHFLTYYNEENDRYVAHVEKRALEALQDYHWPGNVRELQNVIERAVVMATGDELICDLLPATLLGEKQPRTSRIRGADVETLTYELVQQGLNGAGPNEDSLYTKIVNRLERELIAQVMTSCDNIQTKAATRLGINRNTLHKKLKEYGLEEEGAEG